From Rutidosis leptorrhynchoides isolate AG116_Rl617_1_P2 chromosome 3, CSIRO_AGI_Rlap_v1, whole genome shotgun sequence, a single genomic window includes:
- the LOC139902531 gene encoding LOW QUALITY PROTEIN: xyloglucan galactosyltransferase KATAMARI1 homolog (The sequence of the model RefSeq protein was modified relative to this genomic sequence to represent the inferred CDS: inserted 1 base in 1 codon) yields the protein MCKLVTNNGFGPSMNNTEGVLSDNGWYETDHFTLDLIFHNRIKQYECLTNDSSKAAAIFVPFYAGFDVSKHLWGHNISVRDAASLDLVNWLQKRDEWKIMNGQDHFLVGGRPCWDYRRTNHKETDWGNKLLLLPASRNMTMLSIESSITNSNDFAIPYPTNFHPSKDAEIFNWQYQVMQIERKWLFCFAGGPRPNDHSWIRSLLIDQCKNSSVGKHLECGVGEKKCRSPSSIMNMFKMSVFCLQPXGDSATRRSAFDSILAGCIPVFFHQDSFYTQYTWHVPINHTKYSVFISEDDIRKNVSIEERLRRIDPTKIKMIRKEVINLIPRILYARSKLDTLKDAFDVSVEAIINKVTQLRRGMIYEGRNDKFIEELG from the exons ATGTGTAAACTCGTCACGAATAATGGGTTTGGACCATCCATGAACAATACTGAAGGTGTGTTATCAGATAATGGATGGTATGAAACAGATCACTTCACACTTGATTTAATTTTTCACAATCGAATAAAACAGTACGAATGTTTAACGAATGATTCGTCAAAGGCTGCTGCTATTTTTGTCCCATTTTATGCAGGGTTTGATGTTTCAAAACATCTTTGGGGGCATAATATTTCTGTAAGAGATGCTGCTTCTCTTGATCTTGTTAATTGGTTACAAAAACGCGACGAATGGAAGATAATGAACGGTCAAGATCATTTTTTAGTAGGAGGTAGACCTTGTTGGGATTATAGAAGAACAAACCATAAAGAAACCGATTGGGGTAACAAGTTATTATTGTTACCGGCTTCGCGAAACATGACCATGCTTTCGATAGAATCAAGTATAACAAACTCTAACGATTTCGCTATTCCTTATCCAACTAATTTTCATCCATCTAAAGATGCTGAAATTTTCAATTGGCAATATCAGGTGATGCAAATTGAGCGAAAATGGTTGTTTTGTTTCGCGGGTGGACCACGACCAAATGATCATAGTTGGATTAGGAGTCTTTTAATAGATCAATGCAAGAATTCGAGTGTTGGGAAGCATTTAGAATGTGGGGTTGGGGAAAAAAAGTGTCGTTCGCCGAGTAGTATAATGAATATGTTTAAAATGTCGGTTTTTTGCTTACAAC GAGGTGATTCGGCTACAAGACGATCGGCTTTTGATTCGATCTTAGCTGGTTGTATACCTGTTTTCTTCCATCAAGACTCGTTTTATACACAATACACTTGGCATGTACCGATAAACCATACAAAATATTCGGTTTTTATCTCAGAGGATGATATTCGTAAGAATGTAAGTATTGAAGAACGCCTTAGACGTATTGATCCTACAAAGATCAAGATGATTAGAAAAGAAGTCATTAATTTGATACCAAGAATTTTATATGCTCGTTCGAAATTGGATACTTTAAAAGACGCGTTTGATGTATCCGTGGAAGCAATTATCAACAAGGTGACACAATTGCGACGAGGTATGATATATGAGGGTCGGAATGATAAGTTTATTGAAGAACTAGGTTAA